The DNA sequence taattagtgttgattgttaataattatacgttgctaattatttataaaatgttGCACGTCAAAACTTATTATTGCAATAGCCCAAGAGGatgaaaataagaaacaaatcTGGTGGGCTAAAATGCAAGCGAAGCCCAAAAGAAACAAAGCATAGAAAGCAACAGGCTGAATGAAAAAATCCGATCCAAGCCCGATTGCCTCTCTCATTCAAACCTCTCCAAATTGCTTTCACCCAAAAGCAACGTTCATCTATTCCCTTTTAGTCAGAAATCACAGAAGTGAGAGAGAGAGCTTCTTCCCTAAGCTAttcaccaaagaagcaagaaagagaaggTTAAGTCAAAGGATGAAGTCTAATCACCAACATTAATCTGTATCAAGAAGAAGTCAGAAGCTAAAGGTGATTTTTATTTCCCATTACATGTATAAtactttcttctcttcttcccaaCTCTATGCAAGTCCGAAATATGGGATACAAGGGAAAGTTAGTTTCTACTCCACTCTGCTGTGCATCTACGGTCACAAGTAAGTCTAGGGGACCAAGTAGCTCCTCAATAGTCAAAATCTGGGTTTACCATTAAGGATACATGTTTTTTGCTTTCCTATGGTTTTTGGTCAACAAGAGAAGGGCAGAACAAAAGTTTCTTTTCTAATGATTAATGGGAAAAAGTGAGAGAATGGGTTGGTGAAGCACAAAACTCAAGAAGTTGACCTAGGAAGCAGAACccagcaacatgcaaggagataaaagaagattTCTGTTCATTCAGAAGCCAAGGAGAGTAAACCAGTGTTATTGAGCTTTTGTTCTGTGAAGAAGTTCTCTACGGAAGTTTCTCTACTTGGACAGTTCTTACTTTCAAAGAAGCATTTCACCAAAAATGAAGAACTAAATTAGAGACATGCAAATCTGGTTTATCACAGAGCAAAGAAGCTGTTGAagagtcaatctccttcatgttttacagattgtattttacttttcaatgtttatctttctgtaatttcttgagtgaAAAGGCATATTGAGAGAGCTCAAGTAAAAACCAATGAGTGGAAAGaggctgagtgatacacttgagtaAAAAGTCTAGAGTTATTTCAGATTTTTTTAGGTTGGTGTTGTGTCTTGTATCTAGTACCTGTGAGGTACCCCTTTCTTATTTAGGTgagcactaagagtgaagagtTAGATATTAGCATacccaatgtcaagttaggttagaacttgaatGTGAGAGGATTGTGTCAATCCTgtggaattggtgtatgtaatactttaactatagtggaaattctatcactgttgtggtggagactggatgtaggttgcattgcacaaTGCAACTGAACCAGAATACATGATGGTGTCAGCTTATCTCTTCTCTGCTCTattctattttctgatattcatgagacaaaaataaattgtctcataaatttccaatactgagttcaaacagaatcaaaTTTGAAAGTTTGCTTTAAAAGGTCATTACAGTAACTCAAAAGataggcatagattcaacccccccttctctaagcctattACAACCTTCATATTGtaatcattaaataattttggtACATTCTGGATGTAATTTTTGGTTCATTCTAGATGTAAATAAGGTGCACTTCTGACCGTTATGTTTCAAATTGAGTTTATGTGTCGCAATCATTatataatttcggttcattttttGAGTGAATTAAGGTGCATTTGGTCTCGTTGTTCtgcacaattcaaaactcttcctcctcACCTTCTactacttctttttcttcttttttatttttttcttcttcatcttcttgttcttgttttattttgttataattcttcttgttttactctcttgggaggagtaaaacaaaaaaaaaaagagaaaaaaaataatcaagCAAAATCACCAGGGAGATgatgtaaggtcccacatcagttggggaggggaacgaagcatgccttataagggtgtggatacctctccctaacatgacgcgttttgatgagtgagtgtggggggtttcggctagcatccctattgtcaaaggcaaaaccgtgaggccttgtgtgccaaaacAGACAATATCATACTAGCGgatggtctgggctgttacagatAGTATCAGAGCCAGAACccggatcgatgtgccagcgagggtgctgggctcccttaggggggtggattgtaaggtcccacatcggttggggaggggaacgaagcatgccttataagggtgtggatacctctccctagcatgacgcgttttgacgagtgagtgtagGAGGTTTCGGCtagcatccctatcgtcaaaggcaaaactgtgaggccttgtgtgccaaagcggacaatatcatactagcgggtggtctgggctgttacagaggaagaagaaaaaaaaagaaaaacgtAGCAACAACAGCAGTAACAAAAGAATGACGATGATGAGAAAACacgcgaagaagaagaagacgacgaTAACGTAAAGTCCCGCCGTGAATGTAAATGACTTGGTTAGACTTGCTTGtctaaataattttaatgtataacaTGACTCTTTTTTATATTGGGATGAGAATGGTGTTTTCCAGGACATGGACTATTGAGTTATGAGGGTATTGATATCAAATGTGACGCTGTTTAATTTAAAGTGTAAAAATCAGACCCTTCAATTTTTGGGAGAAACAAAAATTGAACCCTCCGATTTTTAATGACAAAAAATCGAACTACCCGatctataaaattcaaaataaaaaattacacaaacaaaacagatcttttgatttgatattatttttttctaacattttttataaaataattggACTGTTCGATTACATAGTGCCATATAAGTTTTCaaaccaaaaaattaaaattgatattgtaaaattatgaaataataaatatttttgaatatgcttcttagtatataaaattatatatcttaataaataaaaagactaattatttataattatatccTAAATTATGtagaaagtaataaaaaattatacaaatccTTGTTTCTAAATGGTGAAATTTTAAGTTTTCATCACATAACCACCGTAAATGCTAATTAATAATTTAGgaataactaaaaattaaagttataacTGATGAGAAATATATTATGATCAGAGATAGTATaagctaaaaaaaaatcataaatatataaaataataaaataattatacaaatttttattcTCAACTAGTGAATCCTAAAATTTATATCGCTAAACTAATCACCATAAACAGTGATAAGACTTAcattttagtatatttaattattatttatatattataatagtaaaaagttaacattatatacttatatattaatatacaGTAAACACTAATCtatataatttttgtaaaaaaaatataaatattaagtGCACTATAAAAATTGAATTAGGCGATTTAGTTAAATAATATTGATGAAGCAAATTTGTTCCTAAAAAATATTGAATGAATAATATTTACACTATAAAAATTAGATTTAGtgatttagttaaaaaaataattaaatgatattaaacacaaataattaatataataaaatattacaaattaATAAAACTCATGTATAACTTTTCAAACGTAAGAATTAAAATTGGAATTGTACAATTAtgtaataataaatatttttttagcaaTGCTTCTTAGCATATTAAATCATATatccaaataaataaaaagactAATTATTTATAGTTATATGTCCTaaattatatagaaaaaaataaaaaatacaaaccCTTATTTTCAAATAGTGAACcctttagtttttattattaagCTAATCACTATAAACACTAATAAAAGATTTATTAGTAACTAAAAATTAAAGTCGTAACTTATGAGAAATATATTACCTTCAAAAATCGTATAAgttaaaaaatcacaaatatataaaataataaaataataatacaaaGTCTTATTCTCTATTGGTGAACtctaaaatttatatcattAAACTAACCaccataaataataatttttaatatatttaattattaattatatattctaatagtaaaaagttaacattatatacttatatattaaGTTAATAAACCGTAAACAATAGTATAtaatatttgtaaaaaaatatataaatgttAAGTGCACCTGATAACTGGATTTGATGacttattaaaaaataagttaaataatattGATTAAGCAAATAATTTATCTAAACAATATTGAGTGAATAATATTTACATTATGAAAATTTGATTCAGtgatttagttaaaaaattaattaaaacatattGACTACACAAATAATTTATCTACAAAATTATTACTATAAAATActataaattaacaaaaatcaTCTATAACTTTTCAAAtcaaagaattaaaattaaaattttataattatgataTTTTTGAGCCAATCTTCTTagtatattaaattatatatcctaataaataaaaagactAATTATTTATAGTCATATtctaaattatataaaaagtaataaaaatatgaTACAAACCCTTCTTTTTAAATGGTGAATCCTTGAGTTTTCATCACTAAATTAACCACCGTAAAcgttaataaaaaattcaagaaTAACTAAAAATGAAAATCATAATTTATGAGAAATATATTACAATCAGAGATCTATGAACCGAAAAGGCCACAAATATATAAAGTAATAAAACAATTATATAAATCATTGTTCTCAATAAAGTGAATCTTAAACTTTATATCGCTAAGTTAACCACCATATTCAAAATGCAAtaaataagtaattttaaaCGGTGGacaaaagtaattattttttattttaggttttagttaatttacttgttcttataaaataggattttttaaataaataatttaattattttatttaccaaaacatataatttatagtatatttatTAATTTGCATCACATGATTTGtagtataaaaaattatgtgaTACAAATTGATAAATACActacaaattatatatttcggtgataaaataattaaattatttattaaaaaatctataaaatacatttttcttttaatttattaaactttgtaagtttttcattttaattttatttcttataaaTTAGATGAAATGTTCGCTAAAACAATTTCaagatgaaaaaaataataatacatgataattatattctattttaattatttaaaaaaacacaagtaatttttttttacattaactTCTAGTCTAAGAATAATTCATCACCGAGTCAAAATTCATTTAAGCAGGGGAGGTGCACCTTCTTATGTTTGTAAAGGATGCTATTCGACATTTCAGTTTTTGGGCAAAGCATTTTTTACTTGACTGATTTGGACCAAAATATTGGAAAAGTTGGGCCCACAATCTACACAAAATGAATAGTATAAAAAAAACATTGGGCATTGCAGGATGCATTGTTTGTGACTTTGTGGCTCTTAGTTGGGCTTGTGTGCCCGTTAAAACTTTCTAAgaaaaaaacatgttttttttaactaaaaaaagaaaaaaaggagcTTACCTAATCTTATCTTTGGTCAATGGTCATTAATGAATGGGttaatatcatttttttttattttatatttttggtcTAAAAGTGTGATTTCATCTCTTCATATTCTTGTaaaaatttgtaacaaaaaactttttaaaaatagaaaaaacatATAATACATTAaaacaatatataaatatatctttttttttaatttaaaaatattaaattaattaaaattcaacctCTAAatccaaaagaataatataacacaacataatataaaaaattaaaataagtcttgatacaaaaaatatatataatacatgagaTTATTAAAATACTTATAGTAATACCTAAAATATTAAcgataattaaataaattcgtATTATTCGGTTCGGATTCTCGCAGTTATCTTGAAAGAATTTCCTCTCCTATTTCTATTTCTGcagaaaaaaaattctatttttgaaTCCCATTTGAAGCAATATCTTCAAAGATACCcgtattttgattttttttaaaatttttcacaaTATTCTTTACCCTAACAAGAGGAAGACTACTTCGTTGCGAAGAAGAACTATTTTTGCCACCCCTAAACCAATTCTCAAGCGGAAGACTGCAATGAGGGTCCAGAGTTacgaaaacaaaaacaaaatttcaTCATACCCAATAAGGACCGTGGAAGGCCCACACTGAGAACTTATTGGCGGTGAAACAGTTAAATGAAACAAATTAATTTGATGAAAACAAGTTTACATTTTTTTTACACTCAACGATTTTGGAcaataaaaagtgaaaaaacTTCAAGTCTTCAACATATGCAGAACTTATTAACTGAAATatgaaaaaggggaaaaatatTGCAAGTAGAGTAATTCTTTAATTTAACGTAACAAGAACGAATATTAATTCATAAAATTAACACATTCAGCTGTAATTGATGCAAATTATCCAAAAGAATCTCCTTTTTCGGGAACAATTAACTGTGACTAAAACGCACCGTTGACCAGCTCACTCCTAGACTTTGAAACTGAACTACACgagtttttattaatttaattgaatCAATTAAGATGGTTGAAAGCGGAAAGTAGAAAAGAGGTGCGAAGGAAGTTGCACCTCAATCTTTGATTGAGAGGAACACGTGGGCTGGactaaaattatattaaatattaaattaaaattaaaattaaaattaaaattaaaattgatagATATATTATTGTAATTGTACTAGTGGCATTTGGCATCAATACTCAACTAAGAGATTGAAGACACATCCTTTGAACTGAAAGCTCTTTTGGTTTCAGACGCACAAACAGGTTCACATGCAGTTGCAGATCCTCCAATTCCTAATTCCCTAAACTACGGCACCGTAAGTTCACCGCTAACCCTCACCGCTtgtcttttcaattttaattatcaCTTGCTTCAATGTTTTTCAGTTTTCATCAACACTTTTTCTTAactgaagaagaaaaaaaaaattcatataggCGACTTTTACCTTTGACTGTTGGTGTTATCTTGAATTAATTTGTTGGGATGGTAGAATAGTTGTATATCAATTAATCTTTGGTGATCCAACTTGCCTTCTGAAGATGGCCGAACCTGATTCCGAAACGCCTGAACAAACAAATACCCAGATAAGCAGTAACGCAGAATGCACACCTGAACAACAAGTTagtatatattttgaatttgaatttggatTGTTTCTTTAAGTAATATATTCCCCCAATCAGCTAAGCTTTTTAGCCTTTTATCACTTTTCCCTTGCTTGATGCATGACAGCTTCAGATTGTAGATAAAGCTATTGATCGCCCTGAGTGGTTACCTGATGGGTGGACTGTGGATATCAGAACTCGCAAAACTGGTTCGCTTACGGGATCTGGATATAAGGTGGTAGATATATTCTCCAAAATTACTTGTTTGGATATTCTTTTCAGAGATCTTCTGAAACTTTAGCAACTTCTAGACcgtcttctttattttttttctttatacttGTTTTCTGGACcgtcttctttatttttttttctttatacttGTTTTCTGGACCGTCTTGAGAAGGTAAACATTGCCACTAACTCTTATTTACACAGGAGACAGGACTTAGGTTTCTGGCCTTGAAACGTGACTAAGTTTCATAATAGTAGAATAATTTCTGAAATCTGATTATTCTGAAGTGTTGCCTTCAAATAGTCATTCTAAATTGCTGTGCTGGATTTAGAGACATCTTTTGACATTAATATCCTAATAATTTGCAAATGGTGgtaatttattttctgttgttttgttgttgccTTGTTGGACTAACAATTAATGCTTAGATAGATTAATTCTATAATGCAGTATTATCCTTCATATTGTACTTATTCTGTTCCCATCTATTAATTATTCTTTGAAATTGCTAATGAAGTCTCTGAATGAATGTGTTATGTACCTGTCAACATCAGCAGTGCATCTTATTGCTCACTATTAAACTGTTTTCTTGTTGCAGTGTTACATTGAACCATTAAATGGATACACATTCTACTCCAAACCTGCGGTATTACGATATCTGGAATCTAAGGACAGTACATGCATTCCGAAGAAGAAGAAAGCGAAATCCCCTGCCACAGGGTCCCCAAGCATCGTTAGTATCCCTATATCCTTAGTTTGGTTCTGGGTGAATTCTATTATTCTACCATCAATTTATcatattttctttcttaaaATCATTCATTATGTTGCTGTGAGACGCACGTGTTATAATTTTCATAATTAAGAACTATTCATGAAACAATGGAGCCAGTGTCAAGTACACTTAACAGaatctctttttcttcttcttcttgtgtgTGTCTAACTCTGTACAAAGGACTATGGCATTGTAAATAATAAAAGTACAACCAAAATAAAGACAAAGTTATACATTAATAAACCATGAAAGAATGCAGAACCCATAGTGAAAGAACTAGTCGGATAATGAGAATGGTCACATCCACTTGAAGCCTTACAAATTACAATTGTATGTTTCATGCTACGAATTAGCCCCTAAAGTTGCATAAGTTTTAGTGTTTTGTGATTCTTCTTTACTTGGAATTTGTGCCAGGACATGATAAATAACATGAACATACAACCATAATCAAGGAAATTTAAATCATGGAAGAATGTAGAACACATAATGAAAAGCTATTCTGTTACTGGGAATGGCTGCATCAGCTTTAGGCCTTAAGATTATGTGTTATATATTATGAACTGTAAGACAATTAGCCCCTGGTTGGTATTTGCCTCTAAAATTGCATCACATTTTGTGTGATTTCGTTACTCTTCTTCACTTGGGGTATCTGCCGTTGGTGCCGTTTGGTGCACGTGTCTTAGACAAAAGGCACAGTAAGTTTCTTGATATTGATTACTGAATGACCTCGATTTAATCCAGTGATTACTATTAGAAGAAATAAGATGTGTACTTGTATCTggaaaattctttttaaaaaatataatttcatagTTTTGCTTTGTTTTTAGGTTGCGATTGAGAAATCCATTGCAGAGGATCTACCACCTGGGTGGATAAAAGAAGTAACAATTAGAAAAAACCACAACGGCATCAGGAAAGATCCGGTATGACATTTCATTCAATGATTGGTAGAGATTCAAGATTCATTGTCCCTCTCTGCCCTAAAGACATCTTATTTAAGTATATACAAGCTAGGATATTCGTACAACCACAttcttttttttgcttcaaaTCAAGGTTTTTCTTCCCCTTAAAAAACTATCTCCTTTCCCATTTGAAGAGGTGGGCTGCAAAAAGTCCCATGTATTATGTAAATTATGATTGGATAATATTCCAAAATTGTGTTGCTTATATAAATTATGAATACATTATACTTATACTTCCAACAGGTATATAAAGATCCAGTAAGTGGCCATGCTTTCCGTTCCAAGAGGGATGTACAGCGTTATCTTGCATCTGGGTATATTAGGCCTTCTAGAAAAAGAATCCAGGATGGAGACAAGTTAACTGTAAGGCTTTTTGGCTAATCACTATGAGTACCACCTTACTATTATTTCTGTTATTAGGATTCCCGTTTTCTATTGGTGCCAACTCTGAACTGCTAAAAGATTAAAAAGAATATAAGGGTTCTTCAATCATGTCAGACTTGTGACATATTGCAAGAGTTCAACCATATTGACATTTTAGTGACAAATTTACGTCTCTAGTGTTAGATAACAATGATGTTTTCTTTCATGAAGTGTTTCCCTTTTGCATATGTATGTTCCAAATATTTTCTTTGCCGTTAATTGTCTAAAATCTAAGCATGCTATATAACGTTGGTCTTCCAATCAGTTATTTTATTGTTTGACTTTTGCATGTGAGAAATCAAGTTGAAAATAATTCTTAGTTATTTCTCTGCTTTCATTGGATCTAGCCATCACCTGCTGGTAAAAGACACAAACTGAATGAGTCTGCACCTGAACAACAGCTTTCTGCTGGTAAGAAGTCATGCATGCATATATTTGGATTTCTTGATCAATTGCTCAACAAATTCATAATGCTAATAGGGTGGAGAATTATGTCATTCACATATGAAACCCACTTGTATACATTTCTAACTTCAGGTGGAGCAACATTTGATAAAAGCAGCTTAGAACTGATAGATGACAACAGCTCAAGAAAAGGACAAGATGTGAACATCCAATCTGGAATGATGATGGTTGCTCCTATTTCTGTTGTAAAGATGCATTCACTAGAGGATAGGGCTGAAGACCTTTCTGAAATTGAGAAAATATCTGATCCAGGTAGCTCAGCATTgcttcttttatattttttgacgcatttttctaaaaagaaaaagaaagattaaaaaaaaatgaattctCAAAAGAATCGTAAAATTTGCTCCTTGCTGAAGTTGGACTGAATTTCTGCAGATGATATGCAAGAGGAGCATGTTGGGAATAGGATGGAGAATGGTAATAAAAAGAATCACAGTAACCCTAGCAGATCCAAAGAGGGGGAGTTCAATGTGCATCGCCAATCTTCACCACAACTCCATAATATGAGAGAGCTGCACAGTCCTTCCCAGGTTTTGAAGCAACTTGGTGGATTTGATGATGACATGAAGATGAATAATTCCATGTCCTGTGAAAAGACCCCCAAACTTGGTCGCAAAAGGTCAAAAGTTGAGATCAGTGCAGACTTGCAACAAAGTGAGGGTGTGTCAGCTGCAGAGCTTGCAGATTCTGCACCGCTAAAAAGAGAGTCAGCAAATAAAAAACGGAAATCTTATAAAACCCCACCTATTACAGGTGATCAACTGGAGAAACTGAGAGGTAAAGAAATGTATGATGAGAAATCAGAACCCCAAGTGTCATCGGCATTCAACTACTCTTCGTCTGACCCAAGCTTAGAAAATGCAACTAATAATCTGCAGAGTATGTTACTAGTTGAGAATGGACCTAATACTACTGGAATCGCTACAGTTCTTCAAACTGATATTCAAAAGAAATCGGTTGACAGTGTTACTGGAAGAAGCGAGGATGGATACCCACAGGTACGTTCAAATAAatccaaaaagaagaaagagctTAAAGTGCCTATGCGAGTATCAAAGCGACTTGCTGGCCTTGAACCTGAGGTACAGCCTTCCGGAAGAGCTCTTGAATATGCCACTAGAAAATCAAGAAAAGAACCACCACCTGCAACTGCTACTCAAATTTCAATTGATGGGGCATCTGACCATCTTAACCTTGAGGAAGAAACCAAGCTTACATGTCATGCATCTCATAGTTTGAAAACAGAAGTACTAAGAGAATCATCAAACCAAAGTGAGAAGTCATGCGATGCCCCAACTGTTCCCAAGGAACAATTGCAGAAAGTTATTGAAGCTGAAAATACCAGTGATGAGAGATCAGAGCCACAGCTTCCAGTGCCATTCGGGGGGGACTCTTGGTCAGATCCATGCCTAGAATTTGCATTCAAGACTCTTACTGATGATGTGCTATTTCATCCTGCAACTGACATTTTGCCTGTTATAACTCCCGATCTTAATTACCTACCAAATACGGAATTGCATGGGGTGATGATAACCAGTGAAGAAGCTCATGATAACTCAAACCAACCCCAGAGcaagaaagagcttaatatgggTAACCCCTCAGAACCATTCCCAAGGCAACTAGAGAATGCTCCTAAATTTACAACTAGTGAACCTTATGGTGATGAAGGCTACACAAGGAATTTAGCTGGAGAATCTTTACATAGTCAAGTTGGAAACGTAATGCCACTCATGCATCATACAGTGATACACCAAGATCCATCGAAGGAAGGTGTACAGGTTCATAAGGGTGAATCCATTATAATGGGGCCACCTCTGGTTGAAACTGGAACTGTAAACCATGATAACTCTAAGTCACAGTTCTGTGCCTCCTTTGCAAATTCTTGGTCTGATCCATGCCTTGAATTTGCATTTAAGACTCTTACAGGTGCGACATCAGCGGACAATAATTT is a window from the Arachis stenosperma cultivar V10309 chromosome 3, arast.V10309.gnm1.PFL2, whole genome shotgun sequence genome containing:
- the LOC130968424 gene encoding methyl-CpG-binding domain-containing protein 13-like isoform X2, giving the protein MAEPDSETPEQTNTQISSNAECTPEQQIVDKAIDRPEWLPDGWTVDIRTRKTGSLTGSGYKCYIEPLNGYTFYSKPAVLRYLESKDSTCIPKKKKAKSPATGSPSIVAIEKSIAEDLPPGWIKEVTIRKNHNGIRKDPVYKDPVSGHAFRSKRDVQRYLASGYIRPSRKRIQDGDKLTPSPAGKRHKLNESAPEQQLSAGGATFDKSSLELIDDNSSRKGQDVNIQSGMMMVAPISVVKMHSLEDRAEDLSEIEKISDPDDMQEEHVGNRMENGNKKNHSNPSRSKEGEFNVHRQSSPQLHNMRELHSPSQVLKQLGGFDDDMKMNNSMSCEKTPKLGRKRSKVEISADLQQSEGVSAAELADSAPLKRESANKKRKSYKTPPITGDQLEKLRGKEMYDEKSEPQVSSAFNYSSSDPSLENATNNLQSMLLVENGPNTTGIATVLQTDIQKKSVDSVTGRSEDGYPQVRSNKSKKKKELKVPMRVSKRLAGLEPEVQPSGRALEYATRKSRKEPPPATATQISIDGASDHLNLEEETKLTCHASHSLKTEVLRESSNQSEKSCDAPTVPKEQLQKVIEAENTSDERSEPQLPVPFGGDSWSDPCLEFAFKTLTDDVLFHPATDILPVITPDLNYLPNTELHGVMITSEEAHDNSNQPQSKKELNMGNPSEPFPRQLENAPKFTTSEPYGDEGYTRNLAGESLHSQVGNVMPLMHHTVIHQDPSKEGVQVHKGESIIMGPPLVETGTVNHDNSKSQFCASFANSWSDPCLEFAFKTLTGATSADNNLQQPPNFHNQIDGGSLFPDFGSSSFSQSNFSFYHDIGVNSMPGQQSSRSNPIPPLDKASQRGYPEVDPQNQYSQFHNHFPR
- the LOC130968424 gene encoding methyl-CpG-binding domain-containing protein 13-like isoform X1, with amino-acid sequence MAEPDSETPEQTNTQISSNAECTPEQQLQIVDKAIDRPEWLPDGWTVDIRTRKTGSLTGSGYKCYIEPLNGYTFYSKPAVLRYLESKDSTCIPKKKKAKSPATGSPSIVAIEKSIAEDLPPGWIKEVTIRKNHNGIRKDPVYKDPVSGHAFRSKRDVQRYLASGYIRPSRKRIQDGDKLTPSPAGKRHKLNESAPEQQLSAGGATFDKSSLELIDDNSSRKGQDVNIQSGMMMVAPISVVKMHSLEDRAEDLSEIEKISDPDDMQEEHVGNRMENGNKKNHSNPSRSKEGEFNVHRQSSPQLHNMRELHSPSQVLKQLGGFDDDMKMNNSMSCEKTPKLGRKRSKVEISADLQQSEGVSAAELADSAPLKRESANKKRKSYKTPPITGDQLEKLRGKEMYDEKSEPQVSSAFNYSSSDPSLENATNNLQSMLLVENGPNTTGIATVLQTDIQKKSVDSVTGRSEDGYPQVRSNKSKKKKELKVPMRVSKRLAGLEPEVQPSGRALEYATRKSRKEPPPATATQISIDGASDHLNLEEETKLTCHASHSLKTEVLRESSNQSEKSCDAPTVPKEQLQKVIEAENTSDERSEPQLPVPFGGDSWSDPCLEFAFKTLTDDVLFHPATDILPVITPDLNYLPNTELHGVMITSEEAHDNSNQPQSKKELNMGNPSEPFPRQLENAPKFTTSEPYGDEGYTRNLAGESLHSQVGNVMPLMHHTVIHQDPSKEGVQVHKGESIIMGPPLVETGTVNHDNSKSQFCASFANSWSDPCLEFAFKTLTGATSADNNLQQPPNFHNQIDGGSLFPDFGSSSFSQSNFSFYHDIGVNSMPGQQSSRSNPIPPLDKASQRGYPEVDPQNQYSQFHNHFPR